ATTGCACACCTGCCAAATTTAGACAACTACCTGATATGGTCCATGGCTAGCAAGCCCTAAAGGTAGCGGATAAAGGCTATCAACTCTCATCCAAAATCCCTCCAATGTTCCTCCAAATTCTAAGTCCATAATACCGTTATGTCACTTTGGCCATGTAGGAAAGAAAAGTTACATGCCATAGGCCTATTTAGATATCAAGCAACATAACTCATAGTGGTTAACCACAGCATTTACTAAATGAATAAATAACGGTAGCTGCATTGCTACAAATGTATGAGGCACGTAAATGTTGAGATCATTTTCCTTTCAATCTATAAATTACCAACTTCACCTGCTTATCAAGTCAAAGCAACTTCCAAGACTGTATTCAAGACCCATGCCTGATAAAGCAGTACGGAGTGTAGAGTCACCTGAATAACTCTGTTGTGATACTTCTGGCTAAGATAGTGTCCAATTGTGTCAAGAATCAAGTTTCTCACCCCTCCACCAAAATATACCTAGAAAGCTGTAGTTGGGTAAGTTCAAGACAGAGAGGCTCATTGGAAGATCACTGTTTAGATAAATAATACCAAAAAATTAATAGATAAGCATCTAGGTGGTGGACGCACATAATTAATGGATCAATGTTGGAACTACAAGTATGATTAGCTCAAAGATTGAACAAGCTAAGCAATAATATATATTTGTATTATCAAGCCAAAAAGAACATAGCTGGACAAATCGAATGCTAAAACGGAGTTATGTCTCATCAGAATGATAGATGACTCAACATTTTTTGAACAAATCAATAAAAAGGATTTCTATTGAGATTTGTAACATGGCACTGATGTATTATGTATCAAATTGGAAAGTCCTGTAAAATCACAATAGCAACCAGATGATAGAAGTATAATGGTTGCATGAACAGAATGTTATGAACCAAATCTGACTCCAATAAGTTCCTAAATTGTTCAGGTACTAGGCAGATCACAGTACAATCATAGAACCTATAGGATATATATTATActtcatcccaaattgtaggtcgttttggcttttttaggtgtatagtttttgctatgcacttagatatagtgtatgtctagatgcataataaaatctatgaatctagaaaacttaaaacgatctataatttgaaacggagggagtagaaaattAAATATTGTACTGAAGTTGAATATATTATGATTAATTAAGTACAGTAATGCAGACCTGTATCTTTCAATAAGTcagatgataaaaaaaaatttcaaattaaAGAAAGTGGCAGATTACTCACAAAGTCCACGGACCACAAAGACAATAGACCTAGTACAAGAAACAGGATTTGGAGCTGAGAAATCTCTAATGCAGCTGATATAGAAAGCCCTCCGAGAACTGCAGCAAGTTGGAGATTTCTCTCGATTGATCCCAATGTCAGATCCACGGGCGATAGGAAAGCAGAAGTATCAATCCCATTTAGCTTAAGTTCATCCAATTTATAAAGTCGTTGAGGTACCTAGTAAAGGTTTTAGTAATAAAGAGAATGTTAATATGAGGTAAcatataaaaaatgaaaaaaggtAAATCATCAGTTTCTTCCCCTTCAATTACAGGGGCAAAAGTACTAAAACCAACACTTAGAAGTTAGAACCATGTATGAGAATTCCATAGCCCTTCTATCCGAATCCAATTTGCCTCAATAAAATAAATCCAAATTCCAGATTCCAGCAGTCGATCAATAATTGCAAATTTTTGTGTGTACGAGATTAGAATAACTTCAAAATAACTGAGGATGGGCACATTGTTTGCACAGGTTCTTGTGATAAACATACTGATTGAAATCGTCTAAAATCTTCCTCAACCTCAAGATTCAAGAAACAAGCTTAATCGCGTTGAAAATGCTCAAATTCACACACAAGCGAAGCCAAAGCATGATTGCAACTAATCGCAAGAAGCACTATGCCAAGCAAGATTGAAGGAGCCCAGGCCAAGGGGACACAGTAGTACAAACAACACAAACCTGCCTCGCTGCGCCAAAGCCCCGGAGCCCGCCGTCCTCCCCCTGCGAGCCGCGCACGAGGGAGAGCGCGGCCTCGTCGTTCCCCTTGCTTAGAAGCCTCGTCCACCTGCTCCAGCAGCACCCCCCtcagccgcgccgccggcggcggctgggaggCGGAGGTGTCCGCGGCGCGAGCGGGCGGCAACCGGAGcctagcggcggcggggagcggcaGCCGGGTGAAGGCGCCGAAGCAGCCGCAGGGCGCTCCTCCTAGCCTCGTGCCCATTCTTGGATCCTTGCACCGAGCCGCGCGTGAGAAGGAAGGCGCGAGCAGACACGACGCGGCACGCGGAGAAAATTGCAATTTTAGACTTCAAACAACACGCTACGCTTCGTTATTATAGGACTCCAAACGTTGATTTCGCTAAAATGATTCTCAAAACGTTGGTATTTTTGTTACGCATGACATTTGATATTTTTAATCTCTTTTCTCAAATGAAATACATGTATTTTATCGTATTGCCCTTCTGCCTGATCGATTCTGATCGATCTCCTCTGCGTCTGACGTTTCCTATCCCTCGCCATTCCtggcgcccgacgccgccgttaCTCGCGCGCCTGAAGCGTAGATTCTACCGACGTAAATACGACCAGTCGCCCGGCGGCATGAAGAGCCTGGGCACCTCCCTGGCGCACCTCGCGATCGCGGCCGGGAGCTACCTGAACTCGGCCGTGCTGGGCGCCATCGCGTgggcgacggcgcgcggcggggcagCCGGGTGGATCCCCGACGACCTGAACGAGGGGCATCTGGACTACTTCTGGTTGATGGCGGCCCTCGGCGTGGTGAACCTGCTGCACTTCGTGTACTGCTCCAGGAGATACAGGGGCAACAAGACAACGTATTGACACGCAGGAGGAACCGCGGCGTCGGGCGCCAGGAACGGCGCGTCGCGAGATAGGAAACGTCGGGCGTGAGGAGATCGATCAAGGTATCAGGCAGAATGGCAATACGGTGAcaaaatacatgtattttatttggaaaagAGATTAAAAACACCAAATGTCATGTATAACAAAGTGCCAACGTTTCAAGGATTATTTCGCGAAGTTGATGTTTGGGTCCCATAATAATGAAGCGCGTTGTTTGGAGTCCTAAAATTGCAATTTTCTCCGGCACGCGAGGGCAACAAGATTTTATCCGAAGCGTGGAGTGAGACCACAGAACTGAAATGGAGCAGTGGTCGCCACTATAGTTGATCATTTGGCCCGTGGACCGGCTCACGGTACGGTTTTTTGGCTCGATCCAGACACGACCCAGCATGGCGGTCTTGCCGGCCCGGTCTACACCATGGCCCGGcctaggtttaatagattcgtctcgcaaattagctttcatctgtgcaattgattttgtaattagtctatatttaatactcctaattagtatctaaatattcgatatgacagaaattttaggaacCTATTGAAGGAGATGTGAGAagcagaaaaatatggaaaagtGAGAAGCAAAGCAGGCAAGGTAGCAAGGAccgaagcaaagcaaagcaaagacTCCCAAGAGAAGCAGCAATATGATTTGAGTacgaactaattataaaactaattacatagatggaggctaattcacgagacgaatctattaaatctaattaatccatcattaacataTGTTTatatgtttattgtagcaccacattatcaaatcatggactgattaggcttaatagattcgtctcgtaaattaacctccatctatgcaattagttttataattagtctatgtttaatatttctaattagtatctaaatatttgatgtgctAGAAGTTTTAGGAGCTCCTGAAAGAATGCACAATGCTAAAGTTCAGCAccctcaaatagagtgctaaagtttaatacTCGGGACTGTTTGGatactgtgctaaagtttagtacattTGATGGGAAATGACTATACTGCCCTTATTTATTACTCTTGtagtggaggagagagggggccAATGGTGGAAAAAGTGAAGAGGATGACCACTTTGAGTACTATTAGCATTTCTTAGGTGTGCTAATGAAAAAAGatatgctaaaatttagcacaagATTTTTAGCACACATATTTAGGTTCTTCCAGGCTGCGGCGGAGCGGATCCGCTCCGGAGTCCCCAGGCACATCGCCGGAGACGGACAGCCGCGACAGTTCGTGTCTGCCTGCGCTACCTTCAACAATGCCCGCCGCCGTTCCGACGCTATTGTCGCGCTgccgctccctcgccgccgtcaaGCAGCTCCATGCCCATTTCCTCTCACACTCCAACTGCCCCTTTCCCTACAACCACTTCCTCTCCAAGCTCCTCtccctctgctcctcctccgccactgccgcctCCGACtatgccctcctcctcctctcctcccaccCGGCCCCCACCGCCTTCTCCTACAACGTCGCGCTCCGCTTCTTTGCCTTCTCGCGCCCGGGCACCTCCCTTCGCCTGTTCCTCCGCATGCTCCGCGCGGAGCTCCGCCCAGACGCCTACACCCTCCCCTTcctgctccacgccgccgcgcgcagccCTGCCCCCGCGCTCGCTCGATCCGCCCACGCGCTCCTTGAGAAGCTCGGGCTTAGGGACCACGACCACACCGTACACTCTCTAATCATCATGTACTCCTACCTCGGTGATCCTCTTGCTGCTCGCAGGGTGTTCGACGGAATTCCCCGCCGGGACGTCGTCTCCTGGAACTCTATGCTGAAGGCATATGAGCGGGCAAGGATGGCGGCTGAGGTGGAAGCGATGTTCCAGTGGATGGTTGCTGAGGGTGCAGTGGCGCCCAACGGGGTGACTGTGGCAGTTGTGCTCACGGCGTGCAGGAATGCCGGCAACTTGGTGCTCGGGAGGTGGGTGGAGAAGTGGGTGAGGTCTGCAGGCATGGAGGTCGACTCTCTTATTGGGTCGGCGCTTGTGGGGATGTATGAGAAGTGTGGAGAGCTGGTAGAGGCTCGGCGTGTGTTTGATGGCATCAGTGACAAGGATATCGTGGCATGGAATGCCATGATCACCGGGCaagtatatgaaaaaaaaatgcttttATTCTTATTTCAAACAAATATAAATTAACATCTCTTATTTAGCCTGGTAATTTACAAACGTCATATCAGATGATGCAGGTATGCGCAAAATGGTATGTCAAATGAAGCTATAGCATTGTTTCATAGCATGAGGGAAGTGGGAGTGCATCCAGACAAGATAACCTTGGTTGGGGTCCTTTCATCCTGCGCTGCAGTTGGTGCTCTGGAGCTAGGGGCTGAACTGGATAGGTACGCCTCAAACAGTGGCCTCTACAGCAATGTCTTTGTGGGAACAGCCTTAGTGGACATGTACGCTAAGTGTGGAGATCTTGACAAAGCCATGCAAGTTTTTGGAAATATGCCATGCAAAAATGAAGCCTCATGGAATGCATTAATCTGTGGCCTTGCCTTTAACGGTCGAGGCCATGATGCTATTCAGCAGTTTGAACTGATGAGAAATGAGATAGGAGTCAAGCCGGATGATATTACATTCATAGGAGTGCTTTCTGCTTGCGTGCACGCAGGACTACTTAAATATGGTCGCTCTTTATTCAATTCCTTGACACCTGTGTTTAAGATCATACCCAAGATTGAGCACTACTCCTGCATGGTTGATTTGTTGGCACGTGCTGGGCATTTGGAAGAAGCATGGGATTTTGCTGAGAAAATCCCTGGCAAGGCAGATGCTGTGATGTTGGGCGCTTTGCTTGCTGCTTGTCGGAAATGCAAGAATGTTGAGGTTGGTGAGAGGGTCATCAATAGGATTATGGAGCTGGAGCCATCAAACTCCTGGAACTACGTGGTGTCATCCAAAATATACGCAACCTCGGATAGAATGGATGACTCAGCAAGGATGATAGGATTAATGAGGGAGAGGGGTGTCAGCAAGACTCCAGGTTGCAGCTGGGTTGAGGTTAAAGGCAAAGTCCTTGAGTTCTATGCAAGCGCTGAACCACAGCATGGTGCGGAAGATATGTATCAACTTATGGACATACTGGTAGATGAGATGAGACTTGAGGGATATGTTCCAAACCTTGATCTGGTGTAGCATGCAACAGAAGCATGCTGCCTCTTCTTCTTGAAGCAAAAGGGAGGATCTCTCCAATTTATTGAGAAAGGGGGAACATCAGAGTACAGATtgtgaaataaaagaaacagaAGAACGAAAGGAAAAATAGCAGCCTACCATGTGGTGGGACACCATGctgtaaaaataaatgaaaaagaaGCATCCCAAAGATTGAAGCCCTACAGATGATACCCTCTGCCTAATTGCAACGTCCTATCACTGGAAGCGTGCAAATTGAATCATTATTGAAAATTATGCGGCCtttgcttttctagattcaaGATGTTTAATAAAGCGCAAATGATTGTTACATGGAGTCTCCTGCTTTATCTCTTGGAACCCCTTTATGGGCTACTTCCACCACCTAGCCTGGTTGATTGTTGCATGGAGTCTCCTGTCTTGGAACCCCTTTATGGGCTACTTCCACCACCTAGCGGGTTGTTCCTCCACGAAGATGGTAATAGAGTCCAGTTACACCATGGAGCTCGCTCAATCCACCCACGACTCTTAATAATGCAGGACAAGGTGAGATGAGACACTACTTCTGGATCCTTGTTGCAGTTGTACTGAATTTGCTTTCTGCACTGGTGTTCCTGTTCTTATGCTACTTAGGTTTGTGTTACTTTGTGTTCATTGCTTCATCTGCGAGTATTAT
This portion of the Setaria viridis chromosome 7, Setaria_viridis_v4.0, whole genome shotgun sequence genome encodes:
- the LOC117864263 gene encoding pentatricopeptide repeat-containing protein At2g34400 isoform X2; the encoded protein is MPAAVPTLLSRCRSLAAVKQLHAHFLSHSNCPFPYNHFLSKLLSLCSSSATAASDYALLLLSSHPAPTAFSYNVALRFFAFSRPGTSLRLFLRMLRAELRPDAYTLPFLLHAAARSPAPALARSAHALLEKLGLRDHDHTVHSLIIMYSYLGDPLAARRVFDGIPRRDVVSWNSMLKAYERARMAAEVEAMFQWMVAEGAVAPNGVTVAVVLTACRNAGNLVLGRWVEKWVRSAGMEVDSLIGSALVGMYEKCGELVEARRVFDGISDKDIVAWNAMITGQMMQVCAKWYVK
- the LOC117864263 gene encoding pentatricopeptide repeat-containing protein At2g34400 isoform X3; the encoded protein is MPAAVPTLLSRCRSLAAVKQLHAHFLSHSNCPFPYNHFLSKLLSLCSSSATAASDYALLLLSSHPAPTAFSYNVALRFFAFSRPGTSLRLFLRMLRAELRPDAYTLPFLLHAAARSPAPALARSAHALLEKLGLRDHDHTVHSLIIMYSYLGDPLAARRVFDGIPRRDVVSWNSMLKAYERARMAAEVEAMFQWMVAEGAVAPNGVTVAVVLTACRNAGNLVLGRWVEKWVRSAGMEVDSLIGSALVGMYEKCGELVEARRVFDGISDKDIVAWNAMITGQVCAKWYVK
- the LOC117864263 gene encoding pentatricopeptide repeat-containing protein At2g34400 isoform X4; translated protein: MPAAVPTLLSRCRSLAAVKQLHAHFLSHSNCPFPYNHFLSKLLSLCSSSATAASDYALLLLSSHPAPTAFSYNVALRFFAFSRPGTSLRLFLRMLRAELRPDAYTLPFLLHAAARSPAPALARSAHALLEKLGLRDHDHTVHSLIIMYSYLGDPLAARRVFDGIPRRDVVSWNSMLKAYERARMAAEVEAMFQWMVAEGAVAPNGVTVAVVLTACRNAGNLVLGRWVEKWVRSAGMEVDSLIGSALVGMYEKCGELVEARRVFDGISDKDIVAWNAMITG
- the LOC117864263 gene encoding pentatricopeptide repeat-containing protein At2g34400 isoform X1, coding for MPAAVPTLLSRCRSLAAVKQLHAHFLSHSNCPFPYNHFLSKLLSLCSSSATAASDYALLLLSSHPAPTAFSYNVALRFFAFSRPGTSLRLFLRMLRAELRPDAYTLPFLLHAAARSPAPALARSAHALLEKLGLRDHDHTVHSLIIMYSYLGDPLAARRVFDGIPRRDVVSWNSMLKAYERARMAAEVEAMFQWMVAEGAVAPNGVTVAVVLTACRNAGNLVLGRWVEKWVRSAGMEVDSLIGSALVGMYEKCGELVEARRVFDGISDKDIVAWNAMITGYAQNGMSNEAIALFHSMREVGVHPDKITLVGVLSSCAAVGALELGAELDRYASNSGLYSNVFVGTALVDMYAKCGDLDKAMQVFGNMPCKNEASWNALICGLAFNGRGHDAIQQFELMRNEIGVKPDDITFIGVLSACVHAGLLKYGRSLFNSLTPVFKIIPKIEHYSCMVDLLARAGHLEEAWDFAEKIPGKADAVMLGALLAACRKCKNVEVGERVINRIMELEPSNSWNYVVSSKIYATSDRMDDSARMIGLMRERGVSKTPGCSWVEVKGKVLEFYASAEPQHGAEDMYQLMDILVDEMRLEGYVPNLDLV